From Scytonema millei VB511283, the proteins below share one genomic window:
- a CDS encoding phycobiliprotein lyase: MTSQLRLAQVDEASASQKVAEFFRKSAGEWRSQRRYYTLPDGETKEMVSYITIRFLEPGCDELRKLAQLHQLSDPDILTCGAEVSWESRDSVSQKKQSKGATMFGVAGSTLYRDRGFATTKPVTAEYYFLEPETMCLRTEYNGSVFEEQLKLIGDKYRTRQTIISRAGEQQMIGQYLEKRVE, from the coding sequence GTGACATCACAATTAAGATTGGCTCAAGTTGATGAAGCATCGGCATCCCAGAAAGTTGCTGAGTTCTTTCGCAAGTCGGCAGGTGAATGGCGATCGCAACGACGCTACTATACGTTACCTGATGGCGAAACTAAGGAAATGGTCAGCTACATTACCATCAGGTTTTTAGAGCCGGGATGCGATGAGTTAAGAAAATTAGCGCAGTTACATCAATTGAGCGATCCAGATATCTTAACTTGTGGTGCGGAAGTCAGTTGGGAAAGTCGGGATTCGGTGTCACAGAAGAAGCAGTCAAAAGGCGCAACAATGTTTGGGGTTGCAGGTTCTACTTTATATCGCGATCGCGGTTTTGCCACGACTAAGCCTGTAACAGCTGAATATTATTTTCTAGAACCGGAAACTATGTGTCTGCGAACTGAGTATAATGGCTCAGTCTTTGAGGAACAGTTAAAACTGATTGGCGATAAGTATCGCACGCGCCAGACAATTATTTCCCGCGCCGGGGAGCAACAGATGATCGGTCAATATTTGGAAAAACGGGTAGAATAG
- a CDS encoding diflavin flavoprotein, which translates to MLETKPRDVQVLPIGIDTTIVRSRSWARLRFEIEYALAKGTTANSYFIQADRTALIDPPGETFSQIYLEALQQRFDLKSLDYVILGHVNPNRAATLKALLELAPQVTFICSNPGAKNLRTILEDRELSILVMRGEETLDLGGGHLLQFIPTPNPRYPDHLCTYDPQTEILYTDKLFGAHLCGEQVFDEGWEIFNEDRRYYFDCVMAPHARQVETALEKLSELPVRMYGVGHGPIVRYGLIELTQAYRQWSKQQTSQDLTVALLYASAYGSTATLAQAIARGITKAGVAVESINCEFAEPDEIRTSVEKAAGIVIGSPTLGGHAPTPIQTALGIILSTASSNRMAGVFGSFGWSGEAIDLIEGKLKDAGYRFGFEPIRVKFKPTDVTLQLCEETGTDFAHSIKRAKKVRIARQPASNVEQAVGRIVGSLCVVTTKHGDISSAMLASWVSQATFNPPGLTVAVAKDRAIESMMHSGDKLVLNVLTEGRQLRKHFMKSFAPGEDRFANVATETSENGCPILTDALAYLECTVNNRMEAGDHWIVYAIADNGKVLNPDGVTAVHHRKSGNHY; encoded by the coding sequence ATGCTAGAAACCAAACCCCGCGACGTTCAAGTTCTACCCATTGGGATCGATACAACTATAGTGCGATCGCGCAGTTGGGCGCGGCTGCGCTTTGAAATTGAATACGCCCTTGCCAAGGGTACAACGGCAAATTCCTATTTCATTCAAGCCGATAGAACTGCCTTAATCGACCCTCCAGGCGAAACTTTTAGCCAAATCTATCTCGAAGCTTTACAACAACGCTTCGACCTCAAAAGCTTAGATTACGTCATTCTAGGACACGTCAATCCCAACCGTGCCGCTACTCTCAAAGCCTTACTAGAACTTGCCCCCCAAGTTACTTTTATCTGTTCTAATCCTGGGGCGAAAAATTTACGCACCATCTTAGAAGATCGAGAATTATCAATTTTAGTCATGCGGGGTGAGGAAACCTTAGATCTAGGTGGAGGGCATCTTTTACAATTTATCCCCACTCCCAATCCTCGCTACCCCGACCACCTTTGTACCTACGATCCGCAAACCGAAATTCTCTACACCGACAAACTTTTTGGGGCGCATCTATGCGGCGAACAAGTATTTGATGAAGGCTGGGAAATTTTCAACGAAGACCGTCGCTATTATTTCGATTGTGTCATGGCTCCCCATGCACGACAAGTAGAAACAGCGCTGGAAAAACTTTCAGAATTACCCGTGAGAATGTATGGTGTGGGTCACGGTCCCATCGTTCGCTATGGGCTGATCGAACTAACCCAAGCATATCGTCAGTGGAGCAAACAGCAAACCTCTCAGGATCTAACCGTAGCCTTGCTCTATGCCTCGGCTTATGGTAGTACTGCAACCTTAGCACAGGCGATCGCCCGTGGGATTACCAAAGCTGGAGTCGCCGTAGAATCGATCAACTGCGAATTTGCCGAACCTGACGAGATCCGCACATCTGTAGAAAAAGCTGCTGGGATTGTCATCGGTTCCCCCACCCTGGGCGGACACGCACCGACTCCAATTCAAACTGCTTTGGGTATCATTCTCTCTACCGCTAGCAGTAACAGAATGGCTGGAGTTTTTGGTTCCTTTGGTTGGAGTGGAGAGGCAATAGATTTAATCGAAGGCAAACTCAAAGATGCTGGCTACCGATTTGGATTTGAACCAATCCGCGTCAAATTCAAACCTACTGATGTCACTTTGCAACTATGTGAAGAAACAGGCACGGATTTTGCCCATAGTATCAAACGGGCGAAAAAAGTCAGAATCGCACGTCAACCAGCTAGTAATGTGGAACAAGCTGTAGGACGAATTGTCGGTTCTCTCTGCGTCGTTACCACCAAACACGGAGATATTTCCAGTGCCATGCTAGCTTCTTGGGTATCTCAAGCTACATTCAATCCACCTGGACTCACCGTAGCCGTTGCGAAAGACCGCGCCATAGAGTCAATGATGCATAGCGGCGATAAGTTGGTTTTAAATGTTTTGACAGAAGGAAGACAACTACGCAAGCACTTTATGAAATCCTTTGCCCCAGGCGAGGATAGATTTGCCAATGTTGCTACGGAAACATCTGAAAACGGCTGTCCCATTCTCACTGATGCTTTAGCATATCTCGAATGTACGGTTAATAATCGGATGGAGGCTGGCGATCACTGGATTGTCTACGCGATCGCCGATAACGGAAAAGTCCTCAACCCCGATGGTGTCACCGCCGTCCATCATCGTAAATCAGGGAATCATTACTAG
- a CDS encoding fatty acid desaturase: protein MPFELVSSVENLGSKETSQDRASLPFTLAELKAAIPVECFQPSTWRSLAYFFLDIGIISLLYVVAGAIDSWWFFPIFWVMQGTMFWALFVVGHDCGHRSFSKYKWLNNFVGHLAHTPILVPFHGWRISHRTHHNNTGNIDTDESWYPVTETTYRQMAWYEKLLRFQLILFLYPLYLFKRSPGKQGSHFLPSSNLFRPSEKWDVITSTICCGLMIAFLGGLTYLYGWIFLLKYYLVPYVIFVMWLDLVTFLHHTEPDIPWYRGEEWYFLRGALSTIDRDYGWINPIHHDIGTHVAHHIFLNMPHYHLRTATEAIKPILGDYYRKSQVSILQALWQSYKSCYFVSDTGGVVYYQSPKELQRD from the coding sequence GTGCCATTTGAGCTTGTTAGTAGTGTAGAAAATCTGGGAAGCAAGGAAACTAGCCAAGATCGGGCAAGCCTTCCCTTCACGCTGGCAGAACTGAAAGCTGCAATCCCCGTTGAGTGCTTTCAACCATCTACTTGGCGATCGCTTGCTTACTTCTTTTTAGATATCGGTATTATCAGTCTTCTCTACGTAGTGGCTGGTGCGATTGACTCCTGGTGGTTCTTTCCCATTTTTTGGGTGATGCAAGGAACCATGTTTTGGGCTTTATTTGTGGTTGGACATGATTGCGGACATCGTTCGTTTTCTAAGTATAAGTGGTTGAATAACTTCGTCGGGCATTTGGCACACACGCCAATTCTCGTCCCTTTCCACGGTTGGCGGATCAGTCACAGAACCCATCACAATAACACTGGCAATATCGATACAGATGAAAGCTGGTATCCAGTGACGGAAACCACATATCGACAGATGGCTTGGTATGAAAAGCTACTACGCTTTCAACTAATCTTGTTCTTGTATCCACTCTATTTATTTAAGCGATCGCCTGGAAAACAGGGTTCGCATTTCTTACCTAGCAGCAATCTTTTTCGTCCTTCCGAAAAGTGGGATGTGATTACGAGTACGATCTGCTGCGGATTGATGATAGCTTTCTTGGGAGGGCTGACTTACCTTTATGGCTGGATATTTTTGCTGAAATATTACCTAGTACCATACGTCATTTTTGTGATGTGGTTGGACTTGGTAACATTCTTACATCACACAGAACCAGATATTCCCTGGTATCGGGGTGAGGAATGGTATTTCTTAAGAGGGGCTTTATCAACAATCGATCGCGATTACGGCTGGATTAACCCCATTCATCACGATATTGGAACTCATGTGGCACATCACATCTTTCTGAATATGCCACACTACCACCTGCGTACCGCTACGGAAGCAATTAAACCAATCTTGGGAGACTACTATCGCAAGTCTCAGGTTTCTATATTGCAGGCTTTGTGGCAATCCTATAAATCCTGCTATTTCGTGTCAGATACAGGCGGAGTTGTTTATTATCAGTCTCCGAAGGAATTGCAGCGCGATTAG
- a CDS encoding diflavin flavoprotein — MVVLADRKQNRLTIQTSEIAANTTAIRSLDWDRDRFDIEYGLQNGTTYNSFIIRGERTALVDASHEKFRQLYLDTLKGLIDLSQLDYIIISHTEPDHSGLVKDVLQLAPNATVVGSKVALQFLEDMVHQPFQRQIVKNGDRLDLGNGHELEFVSAPNLHWPDTMFTYDRATQILYTCDAFGLHYCDERLFDEDLSAIEADFQYYYECLMAPNARSVISAMKRMGELGKIAVVGTGHGPLLSHNVAELTGRYRKWSQNQAKTETTVALFYTPDYGYSDRLAAFISHGIDKTGVAVEMVDMRTTDQQEVQEIVGRSAGVIIGMPPSSLSDPAHDTLSSILAAVKAKQVFGLFESGGGDDEPIYPLQNKFRNLGLTPAFGIIRIQDTPTENTYQQCEESGTDLGQLLTRDRSIKQLKAFAADLEKALGRISSGLYIITTQKGELSGAMLASWVAQASFQPLGVTIAVAKDRAIESLMQVGDRFVLNVLEEGNYQVLMKHFLKRFPPGADRFAGVKTQMATNGSPILTDALAYMECEVASRMECNDHWIVYCTVYAGRVSKPESITAVHHRKLGNSY, encoded by the coding sequence ATGGTAGTACTCGCCGATAGAAAGCAAAATCGCCTGACCATCCAGACAAGTGAAATTGCTGCCAATACTACAGCGATTCGATCGCTCGACTGGGATCGCGATCGCTTTGACATTGAATACGGTTTACAAAACGGTACAACGTACAACTCATTCATCATTCGGGGCGAACGGACTGCCTTAGTTGATGCTTCCCACGAAAAATTTCGCCAGCTGTATTTAGATACCCTCAAAGGTCTAATTGACCTTTCACAGCTAGATTACATCATTATCAGCCACACCGAGCCAGACCATAGCGGCTTAGTCAAAGACGTGCTGCAACTCGCACCTAACGCCACGGTTGTCGGTTCTAAGGTTGCCTTGCAGTTTCTTGAGGACATGGTACACCAACCATTCCAACGTCAAATTGTTAAAAATGGCGATCGCCTCGATTTAGGCAACGGACACGAACTGGAATTTGTCAGCGCGCCTAATTTGCATTGGCCCGATACTATGTTCACCTACGATCGCGCTACTCAAATTCTCTACACCTGCGATGCTTTTGGCTTACATTACTGCGACGAGCGCCTATTTGATGAAGATTTAAGCGCGATCGAAGCCGATTTTCAATACTACTACGAGTGCTTGATGGCTCCCAATGCTCGTTCCGTGATCTCTGCGATGAAGCGGATGGGTGAATTAGGAAAGATCGCGGTCGTTGGTACTGGTCACGGTCCCTTACTCTCTCACAATGTCGCCGAACTCACCGGACGTTACCGCAAGTGGAGTCAAAATCAAGCTAAGACAGAAACTACCGTCGCCCTGTTTTATACTCCAGACTACGGCTACAGCGATCGCCTAGCTGCTTTTATCTCCCACGGGATAGATAAAACGGGTGTTGCTGTTGAAATGGTGGATATGCGGACTACCGACCAGCAAGAAGTGCAAGAAATTGTCGGTCGCAGCGCCGGAGTTATCATTGGGATGCCCCCCAGCAGCCTCAGCGATCCCGCCCACGATACTCTCAGTTCGATTTTGGCAGCTGTCAAAGCCAAGCAAGTCTTCGGTCTATTTGAATCTGGGGGTGGCGATGACGAACCGATTTATCCACTGCAAAATAAGTTTCGTAACTTGGGCTTGACTCCGGCTTTTGGTATCATTCGGATTCAAGATACCCCGACAGAGAATACGTACCAGCAGTGCGAAGAATCGGGAACGGACTTGGGGCAGTTACTAACTCGCGATCGCAGTATTAAACAGTTAAAAGCCTTCGCCGCCGACTTAGAAAAAGCCCTGGGAAGAATCAGCAGCGGACTTTACATCATCACTACCCAAAAAGGCGAACTATCTGGGGCGATGTTAGCTTCTTGGGTTGCCCAGGCTAGCTTCCAACCTTTAGGAGTTACAATTGCTGTTGCTAAAGACCGCGCGATTGAGTCTTTAATGCAAGTTGGCGATCGCTTCGTGTTAAATGTCCTCGAAGAAGGCAACTACCAAGTCTTGATGAAGCACTTCCTCAAGCGCTTCCCACCTGGTGCTGACCGCTTTGCCGGAGTCAAAACCCAAATGGCAACGAATGGTTCTCCCATCCTGACCGATGCCCTTGCTTATATGGAATGCGAAGTTGCTAGTCGTATGGAGTGCAACGACCACTGGATCGTCTACTGCACCGTCTATGCAGGTCGCGTCTCCAAACCCGAATCTATCACCGCCGTCCACCACCGAAAATTAGGAAATTCTTATTAG
- a CDS encoding acyltransferase family protein, with protein MQTYTQSTATRVFPLDVLKALSILAVVSFHAIFVHPSAYASVGSALDILFAPLKFCVPVFLTISFFLLQRGIDKNFGQSNYFLLKKRLLRLLIPTIFWFGVALLIRKFIWYRTKEELLLSLFQGTIYPGSYYLLILLQLIPCFVWLYPWLNRHRFIAATLILQCLVFLGVYLTLSGAFANWLPQILENLHRPFFIYWFGYMALGSLLSKHWYKVIKISQRLPTIVKVILLLLASTLLIIESIFLSSLTEPAIAPYDYMMLSCIFSVFVCFLCFASVTEDSLSITGRKIVKLLSTYSLGIYCINGVTQTIFHAFFVTMFPDATFNLLEILVMKTLGFILLLSVSIGVSLLIDKLGGSALVR; from the coding sequence TTGCAAACTTATACTCAATCGACAGCAACCAGAGTATTTCCACTTGATGTACTCAAAGCATTAAGTATTTTAGCAGTCGTTTCTTTTCATGCTATTTTCGTTCATCCATCGGCATACGCATCAGTAGGATCGGCTTTAGATATTCTGTTTGCACCCTTGAAATTCTGCGTGCCTGTTTTCCTGACTATCTCTTTCTTTTTGTTACAACGAGGCATAGACAAAAATTTCGGTCAGTCTAACTACTTTCTCTTGAAAAAACGTTTGTTGCGTCTACTTATTCCTACTATCTTTTGGTTTGGTGTAGCGCTACTTATCAGGAAATTTATTTGGTATAGAACCAAAGAGGAGCTTTTATTATCTCTGTTCCAAGGCACAATTTACCCAGGGTCTTATTATCTACTCATTCTGCTACAACTCATACCTTGCTTTGTTTGGCTTTACCCCTGGTTGAATCGTCACCGTTTTATTGCTGCAACATTAATCTTACAATGTCTAGTTTTTTTAGGAGTATATCTAACCTTATCGGGAGCATTTGCTAATTGGCTACCGCAAATCTTGGAAAATCTCCATCGTCCTTTCTTTATTTATTGGTTTGGCTATATGGCATTAGGCAGTTTATTGTCCAAACATTGGTATAAAGTTATTAAAATATCGCAGCGCCTTCCTACAATTGTCAAAGTCATTTTGTTACTACTAGCAAGTACGCTTTTAATTATAGAATCTATATTTTTGAGCTCTTTAACTGAGCCAGCGATCGCGCCATATGACTACATGATGCTGTCTTGTATATTCAGCGTATTTGTTTGCTTTTTGTGTTTTGCCTCCGTCACAGAAGATAGTCTATCTATAACAGGCAGAAAAATCGTTAAGCTACTGTCAACATATAGCTTGGGGATTTATTGTATTAACGGAGTGACACAAACAATCTTCCATGCTTTTTTTGTCACAATGTTTCCTGACGCGACTTTTAATTTACTGGAAATTCTCGTCATGAAAACTTTGGGATTTATTCTTCTTCTGTCAGTTTCCATAGGTGTTTCATTGCTAATTGATAAGCTTGGTGGTAGTGCGTTAGTCCGGTAG